A single genomic interval of Nitratidesulfovibrio sp. SRB-5 harbors:
- the phnX gene encoding phosphonoacetaldehyde hydrolase: MKPFLRTRVYAGPVRAVVLDWAGTAVDHGCLGPAAVFVQAFALHGVEVAVSEAREPMGSEKREHVRRMLAMDSVAARWRAVHGHVPDEADVDAVYSDVEPLMLQTIAAHAAPVPGLAEFVDRVRGRGMGLGSCTGYTGPMMDVLVPEAARQGYSPDVVVHASEVPAGRPYPWMCYLNAMRLGVHPMESMVKIGDTVADMHEGRNAGMWTVGVVRTGNDVGLSEVDAARMPPDQLAARMAVAAARLREAGAHYVVDSIADCFSVIKAIEARLARGDTPYPA; the protein is encoded by the coding sequence ATGAAGCCTTTCCTTCGCACCCGTGTGTATGCCGGCCCGGTGCGGGCCGTGGTGCTGGACTGGGCAGGCACCGCCGTGGACCACGGCTGCCTGGGCCCCGCGGCGGTTTTCGTGCAGGCCTTTGCCCTGCATGGAGTAGAGGTGGCCGTGTCCGAAGCGCGCGAACCCATGGGCAGCGAAAAGCGCGAACACGTGCGCCGCATGCTGGCCATGGATTCCGTGGCGGCCCGCTGGCGCGCCGTGCACGGGCACGTGCCCGACGAGGCGGACGTGGATGCCGTGTACAGCGACGTGGAGCCCCTGATGCTGCAAACCATCGCCGCCCATGCCGCGCCGGTGCCCGGCCTTGCGGAATTCGTGGACAGGGTGCGGGGTCGGGGCATGGGGCTGGGCTCGTGTACCGGCTACACCGGCCCCATGATGGATGTGCTGGTGCCCGAGGCGGCCCGCCAGGGCTACAGCCCCGACGTGGTGGTGCATGCGTCAGAGGTGCCCGCCGGACGCCCGTATCCGTGGATGTGCTACCTGAACGCCATGCGGCTGGGGGTGCATCCCATGGAGTCCATGGTCAAGATCGGCGACACGGTGGCCGACATGCACGAGGGCCGCAACGCGGGCATGTGGACCGTGGGCGTGGTGCGCACCGGCAACGACGTGGGGCTTTCAGAGGTTGACGCCGCCCGCATGCCCCCGGACCAACTGGCCGCCCGCATGGCTGTGGCCGCCGCCCGGCTGCGCGAGGCCGGGGCGCACTATGTGGTCGATTCCATTGCCGACTGCTTTTCCGTCATCAAGGCCATAGAGGCACGCCTTGCCCGTGGCGATACGCCATATCCTGCCTGA